The following is a genomic window from Tripterygium wilfordii isolate XIE 37 chromosome 19, ASM1340144v1, whole genome shotgun sequence.
ATTTTATCTGAAGGAATTCATTTATGTGATTGTAAAATATTCATAGATAACAAATTTGAAGATTACTTCTTGGAATTTCTGGATTTTCTAAACCATCAGCTGGCGGATGGTTTGAATAATTTTAAGATGATTCTACATGTCTTTGTTATTGATCTGGAGAATGGGTTCATTCATatatttcagagcactaaatatttgTCCTGTTTAAGTTGATCTCATAACCATTTTGGGCTGTTTTAGGAAAGGGTTTACCATCCAAACTTGCGAGGAAGCCATATATTGTTGATGAAAACCGTCGAGCAACATACATTATATCCAATCAAACGGTGTCCAAATCAGACTCGATATTTACAACCTTTGAGAATGAAGTCAAGCAGCTTGTTTCTGTATGTTTTTGGGAACCTCATCTATTCCTCCGAATACTTGGCTCCTATGCtgatcttgtttttatttttctgaatcAGGTTGGTCTTCATGCAGAACATGGCTATGCCAGGAGCCTGGCTCATTTTGCTGCAACTCTTGGACCTGTTGCTTGGAAAATTGCATCCCAGAGAATTGAACAAGCATTGCCTGCAGGGTTTAAGTTTGGTCGTGGATGGGTGGGAGAATATGAGCCACTTCCAACCTCAGTATTAATGCTTGAACCTCGAACCCTGAAAGAATCACATTTTTTCTCCAAGTTCAAGGGCACTGCTGATGCACGAAAGGTTGACATGACTTCTAAAACTCCCATCCCTCCCAATGAGTGTGCTTTAAGTGGTCCTCGTAAAGAGCACTCTGTTCCAGTTAAAGATGAAAAATTTCTCGGCAGGCCTCCGAGAGAGCCTTTTGCTCATGTCAAGGAACATCGTGTCAATGGGTCTGTGAGGGAGCATTTTGTTCCTGCTAAGGACCATCCTGTCAGTGGGCTTAATTCAGAAGGGAAGCCACCATTATTTCATCCTAGGAATGGGCCTGTGTTGGGAGCAAAACCGTCTTTATTTGCTGCTGGAATGGCAGCTAGCCACCCTGCACCTTCGACTTATCTGCAGCAGAATCTGCCTTTTAGGAATACTGCTGCACCTGAGAAAAAGGTTACAAAGCAAGTTGAATTGAACTTGCCACCTTTGGCTAATCAACATGATGCTGACATTGTTGCAGATAAGCAGCGTTTGAATAATTCAGAAATGCCAGTTTCCCGGCCAAGAGAGATGGTGCCAAGGAACTCAAATCTTCCAAAGCCATCACCGTTTAAGCAGCCAGATTATAATGGAGTTGGCTCTAGAGGATTACCCAATGGAAAAGTAACTGGAAATCCCTTGAATGGTGGAATGATTAGTTCATCAACTGACACTGTTCCTAATCAAGTTACCAAAGCAGCAACTTTTTTGGCATATGGACAAGAGAGAGGTCTTCGTGACCCAGTTGAGTTGATGAGATCTGCTGAAAATGGCCAAAAGCATGAGAGATCAACGAACCATACCCCAGCCGATAGTCCTTCTGTAGCGGCTTCAGTTCCATCTGTAAGAAATGATTCAAGCAATGTTTCATTAACTGCTGCCCGTGCATGGATGTCAATAGGAGCCGGTGCTTTTGAACAACCAACAGAAAATTCTAGCACTCATAAAACTCAGATTTCTTCCGAGTCATCATATAACCCAGCTCGGCAGCTTCATCCTCAAAGTCCACGTGTTCAGGAGCAGTCTCTGCTTCCCACCAGCATGCAATTGTCCGATAGGAGCAGTTTTCAATTTCAGGTATTTCCACACCAACCTTTTCGGCTAGGAAACGGTTCCCAGTTGCAAGACAGACCTATGGTCTTCCCTCAGTTGGTAACAACCGACTTTTCTAGGTTCCATGCACAGTCTCCTTGGCGAGGTCTCAGTCCACATTCCCAACCAAGGCCAAAACAAGACACCCTTCCTCCAGACTTGAATATCGGTTTCCAGCCCCCAGGTTCCCCTATGAAACAATCATCCAATAGTATTATGGATTCGCAGCTGCCAGATCTGGCTTTGCAGCTCTAAATTCAGGCAGATTTAGTGAGAAGTTACGCAGAAAAGAAGAGCGCAGAGGTTGGATCTGTCTCCTGTACCGTGGGCCCTATCTCTCACAGCTTTGGTGCATAAGAGGTGAGAATGCCCCATCTTTCAGAGAAGAAATGGCCTTTATTTGTCTACCATTGATGAAAAATTACCTAAATCCAGTCCCCGATCAATAAAATGGTGCCGGATTTTCTAATTCCTTGGCGTCAGGCGATATGGGATCCAATCAGAGGATCAAGGAAGAATATTTTTATCACAGCATAagattttctctccttttcttaacGAGGATTATTCACTGAGTAGCTCATCATAGGAAGCTAAAATCTTTGGAGATCAGCATGAGAATGATTGAATTTTAGCAACTATCAATTGATTAGAGGTTGGTAGACTGATTGATTATTAAACAACAGAACCCATTGATGTCTTGTACATGAGTTACAGGTTGATGAGGATTAGTTGCATAGATTTTAGTTGCTTCTATGGCATTACATGTTATTTCATCGAGGATTATGCTGGTAGTGTTGTTATGTACATGTGAAAGGTATTATCACAAATGAAATAATTTTCTGTCATTTCCTCTCCAGATCCTTCTATCTGCCATTTGTTCTCTTCAATTGAATTATGAACtgaattcattcattttttttccagttGTTTTATTGATGTATGTTGATTCTAAGTCGGCGGTGAGGAGGATtgtgagaatttgtataggagagagtaggaggcgGCGAGATTGACATAAAAAGACACGgtttgaagtaataagaaattatatgaatttaatagaaTTAAATGAACGCATGATCCATGAAAAAAATGAATagggaaaacaaatacatgtgatgGATTCCGGGTGatattctcatagactcatgtagccgacctcaaatttttgggataaggACTCGGATGAAGATGTTGATTCTAAGTCTTCAAAGATTGATGAAAACCCAATAATCATCATGAATTGATATGACGAGGAAGAAATAGAAACAAAACCTAACCCAAAAAATGAAGATTCACCCAGAAAATACATACAAAATGCTAAAAAAGGATTCACAAGTGCTCAGACTTCAGAGCTGCTGTGGTTTTCTGGgatgaagatggagaagctCCTCCTCTCATCCTTAGACCGGGAACCCGATTCCGGACATCATTCTTTTGCCTATTCTTCCATCTTCTCTTTCTGGATCTCTCCGCAGGATCTCTAAGAACGCAAACGTCGCCATCGCAGATGAATTCTTTGGCATCAGATTTAATGGAGGATCCTACTACACAGCAGGCAAACATGTTGGAGAAGAAAGCCATGTAGAAAGAATTATAACTCAAGGCCTCTCAGCTTGTGTTGAGAGTTTTATTGTCTCCCTAACAATGCACTTATAGAAAGGTTTTGTTTTAGTCAATGGTGGATGGCTCtgactaattttttttccctttgattgTAAGCAATTCCATACTTTTGTTTGTCTAAGAGGAATATTACATATATTGCAACATATTTAGGGAGGATTCCAACCCTAATTTCTTGACCTAGATTTTTTTGCAATGAAACATTGAGAATAGATTAACTAGGTTTTGTATGTCCACATTAATTGGTCAATTCTTCTAAGTTGGCCTCAGTATAAGATATAAATGGGGGAAAATTATccatttggtttgttttttatttttcaaaaaataaaaaaaaggtttttttttttttttgttttctagggATTTTAgctatttcttttgtttttcgtATTTTCTGAAATGGACAGCTAATGTGTTTTCggagttattttattttttttgaaaaataaaaacagaaaatacatggAAACCCAAGCATACCAAATAGTAATTTATTAAAACATTTTCTTATTGTTACATTATTTTAGAAGTATTTTATCTTATTGAATTTCAAATGAGATTAGTATAGTCCAAACTTGCTTTCTTACATCCAATctaatcaaccaaacaaattttcattCCAAAAGAGTTGGATTGGAATGAAAGATATTGATTAAGGTTGatgaagacaaaaaaatttGACCAAGGCTTTCACATTGATTTTTAGGACAAAGCAAACTTTTGACtcaacaatttcttttttttaggaAATCAACGGAAAACATAATTTCCGTAAATCACATAGATCGAGCCTGGTACAGAAATAACGCCAAAATGAGTGTTAGAATCTGTAACTTTCCACATGAGTGCACTTAGAGATTCAAACAACTAACTTAACTATATGAATCatccatttttttgtttcctttgacTCAACTCAATGGCCTTGCATACACAATTTCTACAAAGTTCTAATTTGGGACTGAATTAATTCTTCAACCCAAATACCCAATTAGGCAAATTGACCACCCTGTCCCTTCCCACAAATTTTCTCTTCCTTGTTGTCCTTACCACCCActgtaaaaaacaaaaaaaaaaaaacacccaatGAGAGACAAGAGACAGACAGATTCATATAAAGAAAGCTCAAGAAGAGCTTTATAGGTTGCGCCATTGAAACAAACAAAGTACAAGCCGCATTCCTTGGTCTCTCCCCCAAACCCCCCACCAAATTGCTTCCATTgccaccctctctctctctgtccttTGCCAGGGATCCTCAAGCCTCCTCTGTGGATCCCAGGCAGAGGCATCATTCTCCGAAACCCCCCACTCTCGttccatctctttctctctctctctatatcagaaaaacacaaaaaaattgtttactgttttatgtttgttgttgttgttgcagtCTCAATCTCAAGATTTCCTGAGTCTTTTCTCTATTACATGAAtaggcacaaaaaaaaaatgttaaaaaaaagttgacagaaacaaaacccacaaattcCTTGGACCCATCAAAACATATACAGCAGAAATCGAAATACACACAGAGAAAAATTGGGTCGTGTGGGTGATTGTGGTATGTGCTCTGTTTTAGTTGTTTTCCaattatgatgatgatgcccTTTAATGGGGTGACATCAAATAGCGAAGAAGGTGGGTCCACAGAATCAAGCAGTTTTGGTGGAAGCAGAGGAGGTAGAGgaattggtggtggtggtggtgaagacGGGTTTAATTGGAAGAAGGGGCCATGGACGACGGTGGAGGATGCAATATTGGTGGAGTATGTGAGGAAGCATGGAGAGGGGAATTGGAATGCGGTGCATAGGAACACTGGGTTGAACCGGTGCGGCAAGAGCTGCCGTCTACGGTGGGCCAACCACCTCCGACCCAATCTCAAGAAAGGCTCCTTCACCCCTGAAGAGGAACGCCTCATTGCGGTTCTTCACTTCAAGTATGGCAACAAATGGGCCCGCATAGCTACCCAGGTACGtacacaaatatatacatacatacatacatatatatatatatagtgtttgtATCTATATATAATTCGGTTGTTCAAATTGTTTCCCCAATTGGGTTTCGTCTCTCTGTTTTATTGGATTTGGTTCTGTTTGCTTATTATCTTTCCAATTCTGGACAGATTTGGTTGATTTTTCTTGACTGTATCAATATATGCTTTCTGGGTTTTCTGGTTCTGCTATGTCAGTTCAATTCTGTGTTTGTTTGTGGAGAATTGATCGCGTTTAAAGCTTTGAAAAACCAACATTAATGGCGTGTGTGATTTTCTCAGTTACCTGGGAGAACAGACAATGAAGTGAAGAATTACTGGAACACACGAATCAAGCGCCGGCACCGGCAAGGTTTGCCTCTTTATCCACCAGAAATTGATCCAAGACAAccctctccatctccaccaccatcaCAACAACTAATGTCATCAGCGTCCTCCACCACTAGCCACCACCACCAATCCTTCTCTGCCCCCACAACCCCCACCTCCATCTCCTTCCAAACCCCTCCCTCTACCCCCTCCTCCTTCAATACTTTCTCTCAATTCGACTTCTCCCTCCCGCCTGGCCCCGCCCCTCTCCTTGTCCAGAGTCCTCTCCGTTACAAGCGATTCCGCCCCGACGACCCCGCCCCCGCCCCCACCACCACAaaccaccaccacaacaacaATATCATTGACAATACTAACTTCTTGCTTCCTTTGTCCCCGATGTCCACTCGGACTCTTTTGTCTCACCAGTTATCAGCCTCGACTCCATCTTTGTCACAACTGGCAATGAATTCTGTTGATTATGGCAGGAACTCAAGCACTATTGTAGCATCTAATGGAAGTGATGGTAATGGTGTTTTTTCTGAGCTCCCTTCAAGCCAATTCTCCTCTTCGTTGATGTCTTCGAATCCGGAGAATAACTTTTATAATTCCAAACTGAACAATGAGACTAGCAATGGTGATGTTGATGGAGGTGGTGGTTATGGAAGTGGGTATTTGGAGGATTTGTTGCAGGAGGCACAAGCACTCGGTGGAGGGAATGGAGATGATTTGAAGATGATGCAGACTG
Proteins encoded in this region:
- the LOC119985703 gene encoding uncharacterized protein LOC119985703 isoform X2 — protein: MGQIVKRKKKGRPSKADLEARASSASERDTRRSLRRQNVRYNVIDYDDDYIEEDDEEDEEEEEEVRRREKKVKLVDKLHSSESAHSSIARGGHALGNGASVEENEEEDEEEERGKKPLKKRKINGVDAADYDDDDEVRVRKGDTTGQDSAPGTPTESASGLPLPDKKVLALILDKLQKKDIYGVYAEPVDLEELPDYLDYIDNPMDFSTVRKKLANKSYGTLEQFESDVFLICSNAMQYNAPETIYHKQARSIEELAMRKFQRLRANIERAEEEMKAEQRTQSNSLVKKQIKKPFGRTIQEPFGSDFSSGATLATHGDVLNCSAANQASGCQRPFVTDEPLDANYSLVDNNIDKMEDMTSGKGLPSKLARKPYIVDENRRATYIISNQTVSKSDSIFTTFENEVKQLVSVGLHAEHGYARSLAHFAATLGPVAWKIASQRIEQALPAGFKFGRGWVGEYEPLPTSVLMLEPRTLKESHFFSKFKGTADARKVDMTSKTPIPPNECALSGPRKEHSVPVKDEKFLGRPPREPFAHVKEHRVNGSVREHFVPAKDHPVSGLNSEGKPPLFHPRNGPVLGAKPSLFAAGMAASHPAPSTYLQQNLPFRNTAAPEKKVTKQVELNLPPLANQHDADIVADKQRLNNSEMPVSRPREMVPRNSNLPKPSPFKQPDYNGVGSRGLPNGKVTGNPLNGGMISSSTDTVPNQVTKAATFLAYGQERGLRDPVELMRSAENGQKHERSTNHTPADSPSVAASVPSVRNDSSNVSLTAARAWMSIGAGAFEQPTENSSTHKTQISSESSYNPARQLHPQSPRVQEQSLLPTSMQLSDRSSFQFQVFPHQPFRLGNGSQLQDRPMVFPQLVTTDFSRFHAQSPWRGLSPHSQPRPKQDTLPPDLNIGFQPPGSPMKQSSNSIMDSQLPDLALQL
- the LOC119986150 gene encoding transcription factor MYB97-like, whose translation is MMMMPFNGVTSNSEEGGSTESSSFGGSRGGRGIGGGGGEDGFNWKKGPWTTVEDAILVEYVRKHGEGNWNAVHRNTGLNRCGKSCRLRWANHLRPNLKKGSFTPEEERLIAVLHFKYGNKWARIATQLPGRTDNEVKNYWNTRIKRRHRQGLPLYPPEIDPRQPSPSPPPSQQLMSSASSTTSHHHQSFSAPTTPTSISFQTPPSTPSSFNTFSQFDFSLPPGPAPLLVQSPLRYKRFRPDDPAPAPTTTNHHHNNNIIDNTNFLLPLSPMSTRTLLSHQLSASTPSLSQLAMNSVDYGRNSSTIVASNGSDGNGVFSELPSSQFSSSLMSSNPENNFYNSKLNNETSNGDVDGGGGYGSGYLEDLLQEAQALGGGNGDDLKMMQTDLDINGGGCGGENHSFGGFDGQWNDSSGSFSLFSGLKQKEEPATQINSIHEDLSKLLNVIPSSVQVPQWCSDGGENSNGQSSVVTADNMELEMQQIASLFPITSTADHVGNSGSCSWDNLPGIC
- the LOC119985703 gene encoding uncharacterized protein LOC119985703 isoform X1, translated to MGQIVKRKKKGRPSKADLEARASSASERDTRRSLRRQNVRYNVIDYDDDYIEEDDEEDEEEEEEVRRREKKVKLVDKLHSSESAHSSIARGGHALGNGASVEENEEEDEEEERGKKPLKKRKINGVDAADYDDDDDEVRVRKGDTTGQDSAPGTPTESASGLPLPDKKVLALILDKLQKKDIYGVYAEPVDLEELPDYLDYIDNPMDFSTVRKKLANKSYGTLEQFESDVFLICSNAMQYNAPETIYHKQARSIEELAMRKFQRLRANIERAEEEMKAEQRTQSNSLVKKQIKKPFGRTIQEPFGSDFSSGATLATHGDVLNCSAANQASGCQRPFVTDEPLDANYSLVDNNIDKMEDMTSGKGLPSKLARKPYIVDENRRATYIISNQTVSKSDSIFTTFENEVKQLVSVGLHAEHGYARSLAHFAATLGPVAWKIASQRIEQALPAGFKFGRGWVGEYEPLPTSVLMLEPRTLKESHFFSKFKGTADARKVDMTSKTPIPPNECALSGPRKEHSVPVKDEKFLGRPPREPFAHVKEHRVNGSVREHFVPAKDHPVSGLNSEGKPPLFHPRNGPVLGAKPSLFAAGMAASHPAPSTYLQQNLPFRNTAAPEKKVTKQVELNLPPLANQHDADIVADKQRLNNSEMPVSRPREMVPRNSNLPKPSPFKQPDYNGVGSRGLPNGKVTGNPLNGGMISSSTDTVPNQVTKAATFLAYGQERGLRDPVELMRSAENGQKHERSTNHTPADSPSVAASVPSVRNDSSNVSLTAARAWMSIGAGAFEQPTENSSTHKTQISSESSYNPARQLHPQSPRVQEQSLLPTSMQLSDRSSFQFQVFPHQPFRLGNGSQLQDRPMVFPQLVTTDFSRFHAQSPWRGLSPHSQPRPKQDTLPPDLNIGFQPPGSPMKQSSNSIMDSQLPDLALQL